From the Solanum pennellii chromosome 4, SPENNV200 genome, one window contains:
- the LOC107018349 gene encoding xanthoxin dehydrogenase-like isoform X2, with protein sequence MRLLGKVALVTGGATGIGESIVRLFHKHGAKVCIADIRDEVGQHVCETLGNDQNVCFIHCDVTVEADISNAVDFTVQKFGTLDIMVNNAGLSGPPIRDIREYELSVFENVLDVNLKGAFLGMKHAARIMIPLKKGAIVSLCSVASAIGGVGPHGYTASKYAVLGLTQNVAAELGKHGVRVNCVSPYAVATGLALAHLPEDEKTDDAMEGFRDFAARNANLQGVELMVNDVANAVLFLASDESRYISGHNLMVDGGFSCVNHSLRVFR encoded by the exons ATGAG GTTATTGGGAAAAGTTGCTTTAGTCACTGGAGGGGCAACTGGCATAGGAGAGAGCATAGTACGTCTATTTCATAAGCATGGTGCAAAAGTATGCATTGCTGATATTCGAGATGAAGTTGGACAGCATGTTTGTGAGACCCTTGGTAATGACCAGAATGTGTGCTTTATCCACTGTGATGTGACTGTAGAAGCTGATATTAGTAATGCAGTTGATTTTACGGTTCAAAAGTTTGGTACACTTGACATAATGGTTAATAATGCCGGGTTGTCTGGGCCCCCTATTCGAGATATCCGTGAATATGAACTTTCTGTGTTTGAAAATGTGCTTGACGTGAACTTGAAAGGTGCTTTCCTTGGAATGAAGCATGCTGCTCGCATAATGATACCACTAAAGAAGGGAGCAATAGTATCTCTGTGCAGTGTTGCAAGTGCCATTGGTGGAGTCGGACCTCATGGTTATACAGCTTCCAAGTATGCTGTTTTGGGACTTACGCAGAACGTTGCAGCTGAGTTGGGAAAACACGGTGTACGTGTGAATTGTGTTTCTCCTTATGCTGTTGCAACTGGATTAGCTCTGGCTCACTTGCCTGAGGATGAGAAGACTGATGATGCAATGGAAGGTTTTCGTGATTTTGCTGCCAGGAATGCTAACTTGCAGGGGGTGGAATTGATGGTTAATGATGTTGCTAATGCCGTGCTTTTCTTAGCCAGTGATGAATCAAGGTATATAAGTGGGCATAATCTGATGGTCGATGGTGGTTTCTCGTGTGTTAATCACTCCCTTCGGGTCTTCAGATAG
- the LOC107018349 gene encoding xanthoxin dehydrogenase-like isoform X1, giving the protein MTDTSLPVQRLLGKVALVTGGATGIGESIVRLFHKHGAKVCIADIRDEVGQHVCETLGNDQNVCFIHCDVTVEADISNAVDFTVQKFGTLDIMVNNAGLSGPPIRDIREYELSVFENVLDVNLKGAFLGMKHAARIMIPLKKGAIVSLCSVASAIGGVGPHGYTASKYAVLGLTQNVAAELGKHGVRVNCVSPYAVATGLALAHLPEDEKTDDAMEGFRDFAARNANLQGVELMVNDVANAVLFLASDESRYISGHNLMVDGGFSCVNHSLRVFR; this is encoded by the exons ATGACTGATACTTCTCTTCCTGTCCAAAG GTTATTGGGAAAAGTTGCTTTAGTCACTGGAGGGGCAACTGGCATAGGAGAGAGCATAGTACGTCTATTTCATAAGCATGGTGCAAAAGTATGCATTGCTGATATTCGAGATGAAGTTGGACAGCATGTTTGTGAGACCCTTGGTAATGACCAGAATGTGTGCTTTATCCACTGTGATGTGACTGTAGAAGCTGATATTAGTAATGCAGTTGATTTTACGGTTCAAAAGTTTGGTACACTTGACATAATGGTTAATAATGCCGGGTTGTCTGGGCCCCCTATTCGAGATATCCGTGAATATGAACTTTCTGTGTTTGAAAATGTGCTTGACGTGAACTTGAAAGGTGCTTTCCTTGGAATGAAGCATGCTGCTCGCATAATGATACCACTAAAGAAGGGAGCAATAGTATCTCTGTGCAGTGTTGCAAGTGCCATTGGTGGAGTCGGACCTCATGGTTATACAGCTTCCAAGTATGCTGTTTTGGGACTTACGCAGAACGTTGCAGCTGAGTTGGGAAAACACGGTGTACGTGTGAATTGTGTTTCTCCTTATGCTGTTGCAACTGGATTAGCTCTGGCTCACTTGCCTGAGGATGAGAAGACTGATGATGCAATGGAAGGTTTTCGTGATTTTGCTGCCAGGAATGCTAACTTGCAGGGGGTGGAATTGATGGTTAATGATGTTGCTAATGCCGTGCTTTTCTTAGCCAGTGATGAATCAAGGTATATAAGTGGGCATAATCTGATGGTCGATGGTGGTTTCTCGTGTGTTAATCACTCCCTTCGGGTCTTCAGATAG
- the LOC107018311 gene encoding light-harvesting complex-like protein OHP2, chloroplastic translates to MSVASSSSFPCIKIQNPSSSSSSYNFRFSTTLTIRSSQADGPLRRPMVQPPTPLKPTPPSPPSTSSPPPPPPPSVPLKQVAVEGKNVITMEFQRQKAKELQEYFKQKKLEQANQGPFFGFIGKNEISNGRWAMFGFAVGMLTEYATGSDFVDQVKILLSNFGILDLE, encoded by the exons ATGTCAGTGGCATCATCTTCTTCCTTCCCCTGCATCAAAATTCAAAACccatcttcttcttcctcttcctatAATTTCAGATTTTCTACTACACTTACCATTAGGAGTTCTCAAGCTGATGGCCCTTTAAGAAGACCAATGGTACAACCCCCTACCCCTCTCAAACCTACCCCACCATCACCACCTTCAACTTCTTCGCCACCGCCTCCGCCTCCGCCTAGTGTTCCGCTTAAGCAGGTTGCAGTGGAGGGCAAAAATGTAATTACTATGGAATTTCAGAGGCAAAAGGCTAAGGAGCTTCAAGAGTATTTCAAGCAGAAGAAGCTTGAGCAAGCGAATCAAGGTCCCTTCTTTGGCTTTATTGGCAAGAATGAAATTTCTAATGGCAG ATGGGCAATGTTTGGTTTTGCTGTTGGGATGTTAACAGAATATGCAACTGGTTCTGACTTTGTGGATCAAGTTAAGATCCTTCTCTCAAATTTTGGGATACTAGACTTGGAATGA